Proteins encoded together in one uncultured Sphaerochaeta sp. window:
- a CDS encoding sugar ABC transporter substrate-binding protein produces MKKLLMTLVVLLTLGLLFAAGGAETKTGTEEITLEWWTWDPELLEQNEQIISAFEAANPGVTINNTIVGTKEYWTKIRIQANQNKLPDVFTMSSGYIEEWAKAGLLYNLDSFIKNDDTFTNFYQSIFDTSKEISNTDSYYSIPFALVTTVLYYNKDAFDAAGVSYPSDDWTWDDFKKAAKQLTIDKNGDGKTDQWGHWFYGRYAHIEPWVYANNGKLIDKNSMQFNPDKNAMNAIKMLTDLVLVDKVAPPQKDMTSFQQQDVFSQGVAAMWVDGSWFVDTLRKNVGDDMRWGIARVPSGPAGPSNLTYGWPDSYALAPNTEHPEMAWKFAKYVAGEGINLDVYMAGKIPSAKKLAEDPLFADPSKQPGEEMNLLREQASGPMTTSYTMGWSEWRGYGGSESLGLNGTIDAIINSHMSFDEAFTKGTENINSVLKRYYK; encoded by the coding sequence ATGAAAAAACTACTGATGACATTGGTGGTCCTTCTTACATTGGGTCTCCTGTTTGCAGCAGGTGGAGCAGAAACCAAGACTGGAACAGAAGAAATCACATTGGAGTGGTGGACATGGGATCCTGAATTGCTTGAACAGAACGAGCAGATCATCAGCGCCTTCGAGGCGGCCAACCCTGGGGTAACAATCAATAACACTATCGTGGGAACCAAGGAGTATTGGACCAAGATCCGCATTCAGGCCAACCAGAACAAACTCCCTGATGTCTTCACGATGAGCTCAGGGTACATTGAGGAGTGGGCGAAGGCCGGTCTTTTGTACAATCTTGATTCCTTCATCAAGAATGACGACACCTTCACAAACTTCTATCAATCCATTTTCGATACCAGCAAAGAGATCAGCAACACTGACAGCTACTACTCCATTCCCTTTGCATTGGTCACCACAGTGCTCTATTACAATAAGGATGCATTCGACGCAGCCGGGGTTTCCTACCCGAGTGATGACTGGACCTGGGATGACTTCAAGAAAGCAGCCAAGCAGCTCACCATCGACAAGAACGGAGACGGAAAAACCGACCAGTGGGGACACTGGTTCTATGGCCGCTATGCGCATATAGAGCCTTGGGTCTATGCAAACAATGGAAAACTCATTGACAAGAACTCCATGCAGTTCAATCCTGACAAGAATGCCATGAATGCCATCAAGATGCTGACTGACCTTGTTCTCGTTGACAAGGTTGCCCCTCCCCAGAAGGACATGACCAGCTTCCAGCAGCAGGATGTATTCAGCCAGGGAGTGGCAGCGATGTGGGTCGATGGTTCCTGGTTCGTCGATACACTCCGAAAGAATGTAGGCGATGACATGCGATGGGGCATTGCACGGGTTCCCAGTGGACCTGCGGGGCCAAGCAATCTAACCTATGGATGGCCAGACAGCTATGCTCTTGCACCAAACACCGAGCATCCTGAAATGGCCTGGAAGTTTGCCAAGTACGTTGCAGGAGAAGGAATCAACCTTGATGTCTACATGGCAGGAAAGATTCCCTCTGCAAAGAAACTTGCAGAAGATCCCCTGTTTGCCGATCCAAGCAAACAGCCAGGCGAGGAGATGAACCTCCTCAGAGAGCAGGCGAGCGGTCCAATGACCACAAGCTACACCATGGGGTGGAGTGAATGGAGAGGCTACGGCGGCTCAGAATCCCTTGGATTGAACGGTACCATTGATGCCATCATCAACAGTCATATGAGCTTTGACGAGGCATTTACAAAGGGAACAGAGAACATCAACTCTGTCTTGAAGCGGTATTATAAGTAA
- a CDS encoding glutamate synthase encodes MKQIDVGMMEYRHLNEQIRESKAKQFTLSSVTGQRYIGCAQKDKIITINGTAGNGLGSYLDGATLIVNGNAQDATGDTMNEGAIIVHGSTGDGTGYAMRGGKLYIRDSAGYRCGIHMKAFEDKQPLLIIGERAGSFLGEYQAGGTIIVLGRNQEGKAPVGYFCGTGMHGGAIYLRCDTLPQGLPPQVAVRDADEEDKALLSNLLDEYCTLFEFDKEQLLASHFFVLSANSTTPYRMMYTHV; translated from the coding sequence ATGAAGCAGATAGACGTAGGAATGATGGAGTACCGGCATCTCAATGAACAAATACGAGAGAGTAAGGCAAAGCAGTTCACCCTTTCATCTGTTACCGGTCAGCGCTACATTGGCTGTGCCCAAAAGGATAAGATCATCACCATTAACGGTACAGCAGGCAATGGTCTTGGTTCCTATCTCGATGGTGCGACACTTATTGTGAATGGCAATGCCCAGGATGCAACCGGGGACACCATGAATGAGGGAGCAATCATTGTGCATGGCTCCACAGGCGATGGGACAGGGTATGCAATGCGCGGGGGAAAACTCTATATCCGCGACAGTGCAGGATACCGCTGTGGCATCCACATGAAAGCATTTGAGGATAAGCAACCACTGTTGATCATCGGAGAGCGGGCAGGCAGCTTTCTTGGTGAGTATCAGGCAGGGGGAACCATCATTGTGTTGGGAAGGAACCAGGAGGGAAAGGCTCCTGTAGGTTATTTCTGTGGAACGGGGATGCATGGTGGCGCAATCTATTTACGCTGTGATACACTTCCTCAGGGGTTGCCACCACAGGTTGCAGTACGTGATGCCGATGAAGAAGATAAAGCACTTCTTTCCAATCTTCTGGATGAGTACTGTACCCTGTTCGAGTTTGACAAAGAACAGTTGCTTGCATCCCATTTTTTTGTACTGAGTGCAAACAGCACCACACCTTATCGGATGATGTATACCCATGTATGA
- a CDS encoding CTP synthase produces the protein MAKHIFVTGGVVSGLGKGITAASLGRLLKARGLKIAAQKLDPYMNVDPGTMSPYQHGEVFVTEDGSETDLDLGHYERFIDEDLNKYSNLTSGRVYWNVLSKERSGAYLGSTVQIIPHVTTEIKEAIYALDRKTEAEVIITEIGGTTGDIESQPFLEAIRQIGHEVGQDNCIFIHVTLVPYLKSSAEHKSKPTQHSVKELMASGIFPDIIVTRSDEPLEESIKDKIALFCNVKRDCVIENKTVPVLYEAPMMLRAEKLDEIVCRELKLKTREPDLSEWKTMLKRIEGAKKQVRIALVGKYIQLHDAYLSVMEALKHGGWEHGAEVQIDWVDSEEVTKDTVEELLCEADGILVPGGFGDRGIEGKILAARYAREQRIPYLGICLGMQIAVIEFARHVVGFIDAHSSEFAPDSKHPVIALMPDQRGNIPKGGTMRLGTYPCMVKPDTRMSKVYSQAESTRERHRHRYEFNNEFRDILQEKGLVISGTSPDETLVEAVEIASHPFFIGVQYHPEFKSRPNRPHPLFSGFIAASQGQQS, from the coding sequence ATGGCCAAACACATTTTTGTGACGGGCGGGGTCGTTTCGGGCCTCGGGAAAGGCATTACCGCAGCATCACTGGGAAGACTTTTAAAAGCAAGAGGACTGAAGATTGCAGCCCAGAAGCTCGACCCCTACATGAACGTGGACCCTGGAACAATGAGTCCTTACCAACATGGGGAGGTCTTCGTGACCGAGGATGGTTCAGAGACCGACCTCGACCTTGGACACTACGAGAGATTCATTGATGAGGACCTGAACAAGTACAGCAACCTCACCAGCGGAAGGGTGTACTGGAACGTACTGAGCAAGGAACGTAGTGGGGCCTACTTGGGATCCACCGTCCAGATCATTCCCCATGTAACCACGGAGATAAAAGAGGCAATCTATGCACTGGACAGGAAGACCGAAGCCGAGGTAATCATTACCGAAATCGGGGGAACCACTGGTGATATCGAGAGCCAACCCTTCCTGGAGGCCATCAGACAGATAGGGCATGAGGTAGGACAAGACAACTGTATTTTCATCCACGTAACACTGGTTCCCTACCTGAAAAGTAGCGCAGAACACAAGAGCAAACCAACTCAGCACTCGGTGAAAGAGTTGATGGCAAGTGGTATCTTCCCCGATATCATTGTGACCCGCAGTGACGAACCGTTGGAGGAGAGCATCAAGGACAAGATTGCCCTGTTCTGCAATGTGAAGCGCGACTGTGTCATCGAGAACAAAACGGTACCGGTACTCTATGAGGCTCCAATGATGCTGAGAGCCGAAAAACTCGATGAGATTGTCTGCAGGGAGCTGAAACTGAAAACCAGGGAGCCTGACCTCTCTGAGTGGAAGACAATGCTTAAACGCATCGAAGGTGCAAAGAAACAGGTCCGAATCGCCTTGGTGGGAAAATATATCCAGTTGCACGACGCCTACCTCAGTGTGATGGAAGCACTCAAGCATGGTGGGTGGGAACATGGGGCCGAAGTCCAGATCGACTGGGTGGACAGTGAAGAGGTGACCAAGGATACGGTAGAAGAGCTCCTGTGTGAGGCGGATGGAATCCTCGTTCCTGGAGGATTTGGAGACCGGGGCATTGAAGGAAAAATACTTGCAGCCCGGTATGCCAGGGAACAGAGAATCCCCTACCTTGGCATCTGTCTCGGGATGCAAATCGCCGTCATAGAATTTGCCCGCCATGTGGTAGGGTTCATCGACGCACACTCCTCTGAATTTGCACCCGATTCCAAGCATCCGGTTATCGCCCTGATGCCAGACCAGCGGGGTAACATCCCCAAGGGAGGTACCATGCGTCTAGGTACCTACCCCTGTATGGTGAAGCCGGACACACGTATGAGCAAGGTGTATAGCCAAGCAGAGAGTACCAGAGAGCGTCATCGACATCGCTATGAGTTCAACAATGAGTTCAGGGATATCCTTCAGGAAAAAGGCCTGGTCATCAGTGGCACCAGTCCTGACGAAACCTTGGTGGAGGCTGTGGAGATTGCATCCCATCCATTCTTCATCGGAGTGCAATACCACCCCGAGTTCAAGAGTAGACCAAACCGTCCTCACCCGCTTTTCAGTGGCTTCATAGCCGCATCTCAGGGACAGCAGAGTTGA
- a CDS encoding HAD-IA family hydrolase, producing the protein MGTIDELVQLDLPAMQVKALAVDFGGVMSDFIDRDTLGLLSDIAQVPLAVFEIPYWEKRDKLDSGEYDAYSYFHQVLIDCRSPLGDDEETLELLITIDILGFSHVRPRMVKWVYDMRRSGIKTVLVSNMASETYEHLVHGAYWAEACFDQFVISGILGENKPEEPIFRHTIDLVQTPPRHILFIDDSEPNIKAAQDMGMQTFLYHR; encoded by the coding sequence ATGGGAACCATAGATGAGTTAGTCCAATTGGATTTGCCTGCAATGCAGGTAAAAGCGCTTGCCGTCGATTTTGGGGGAGTCATGAGTGACTTCATTGATAGGGATACCCTTGGGCTTCTATCAGATATTGCTCAGGTGCCACTAGCAGTATTTGAAATTCCTTACTGGGAAAAGCGTGATAAGCTCGATTCAGGTGAGTATGACGCATATTCCTACTTTCATCAGGTGTTGATTGATTGTCGCAGTCCACTAGGGGATGATGAAGAGACCTTGGAATTGCTCATTACCATAGACATACTGGGTTTTTCACATGTGCGGCCTAGGATGGTGAAGTGGGTATATGATATGCGTAGAAGTGGGATCAAGACAGTGCTGGTATCAAATATGGCCTCAGAGACCTATGAGCATCTGGTACACGGTGCGTACTGGGCAGAGGCGTGCTTCGACCAATTTGTCATCTCTGGAATCCTGGGGGAAAACAAGCCCGAAGAGCCAATCTTTCGTCACACCATTGATCTTGTACAAACACCTCCCCGACACATTCTGTTCATTGATGATTCAGAGCCCAATATCAAGGCTGCCCAAGACATGGGTATGCAGACCTTTCTCTATCATCGATAA
- a CDS encoding glutamine amidotransferase family protein: protein MNGYHHTTPLEGEVRIPSGCAISGIISRSGKRFSGREAISSIAVMHDRSNGLGGGFAGYGIYPEYADFYALHVFYYSSEAKRSCEEFLEEHFDLINLSKIPTTKQHAITDEPLIWRYFVTPLPTKLASSQLDESEYTARCVIKVNKEIDGAYVFSSGKNMGVFKAVGYPEDVGEFYRLDDYEGYSWTVHGRYPTNTPGWWGGAHPFSLLDYSVVHNGEISSYDANRRFIEMFGYACTLMTDTEVITYMIDYLHRKQGLSFEEVANVIAAPFWSTIEGKSQEEREVFTYLRNTFASMLITGPFSIILGFSGGLMALNDRLKLRSLVAAEKDDRVYLASEEAAIRVICPEPDRLWYPSGGKPVIVTLDSQQGGQDGHQLPVSGL, encoded by the coding sequence ATGAACGGCTACCATCACACAACACCTTTGGAAGGAGAAGTCCGCATTCCCAGTGGTTGTGCCATCAGTGGCATCATATCACGGAGTGGAAAACGATTTTCCGGACGAGAAGCCATCTCCTCCATCGCTGTCATGCACGACCGCTCGAACGGACTGGGAGGGGGGTTTGCCGGTTATGGCATCTACCCTGAATATGCTGACTTCTATGCGCTGCATGTCTTCTACTACTCAAGTGAGGCAAAACGAAGCTGTGAGGAGTTCCTTGAAGAACACTTCGATTTGATCAACCTCTCCAAGATTCCTACCACCAAACAGCACGCAATCACTGACGAGCCGCTTATCTGGCGCTACTTCGTCACTCCTCTTCCTACCAAACTGGCGTCCAGCCAGCTCGATGAAAGCGAGTACACCGCTCGGTGTGTGATCAAGGTGAACAAGGAGATTGACGGAGCCTATGTCTTTTCATCAGGAAAGAACATGGGTGTCTTCAAGGCAGTGGGCTACCCTGAAGATGTTGGGGAGTTCTATCGCCTCGATGACTACGAAGGATACAGTTGGACAGTCCACGGTCGTTACCCAACCAATACCCCCGGATGGTGGGGAGGAGCACACCCATTCAGCCTGCTCGACTACAGCGTAGTACACAATGGGGAAATATCGAGCTATGACGCAAATAGGCGTTTCATTGAGATGTTCGGCTACGCCTGTACTCTGATGACCGACACCGAGGTTATCACGTATATGATCGACTACCTCCACAGAAAACAAGGCTTGAGTTTTGAAGAGGTAGCCAATGTCATTGCAGCTCCCTTCTGGTCGACCATTGAAGGAAAATCCCAGGAAGAGAGAGAGGTATTCACCTATTTGAGAAATACCTTTGCAAGCATGCTTATCACCGGTCCGTTCTCCATCATCCTTGGCTTCAGCGGAGGGTTGATGGCACTCAACGACCGACTCAAACTCAGGAGCCTTGTGGCTGCAGAGAAAGACGACCGTGTCTACCTGGCAAGTGAGGAAGCAGCCATCAGGGTCATTTGCCCTGAACCCGACCGGCTCTGGTACCCAAGCGGAGGAAAGCCGGTCATCGTCACCCTGGATAGTCAGCAAGGAGGGCAAGATGGGCATCAATTACCTGTATCCGGACTTTGA
- a CDS encoding glutamate synthase-related protein, with translation MGINYLYPDFEVVRNQDRCITCRVCERQCANEVHSFDEATGRMRADESKCVNCHRCVSLCPTHALKIVKTDHIFKENANWKGEVIQDIYRQAESGGVLLASMGTPKDYPVYWDKMLVNASQVTNPSIDPLREPMETRTYLGQKASAITRDTQGRIITKTAPQLKLEIPVMFSAMSYGSISYNAHKSLALAAQELGIYYNTGEGGLHEDFYQYGKNTIVQVASGRFGVHPGYLNAGEAIEIKMGQGAKPGIGGHLPGSKIGEDISKTRMIPLHSDAISPAPHHDIYSIEDLRQLVFALKEATAYTKPVIVKVAAVHNISAIASGIARSGADIIAIDGFRGGTGAAPARTRDNVGIPIELALASVDERLRQEGIRGNVSLVVGGSIRSSSDVLKAIALGADAVYVATSALIALGCHLCRTCHSGKCNWGIATQNPELVKRLNPEIGSERLVNLITAWNHELKEMMGGMGINSIEALRGNRLMLRGIGLNETELQILGIKHAGA, from the coding sequence ATGGGCATCAATTACCTGTATCCGGACTTTGAAGTAGTAAGAAACCAAGATAGATGTATAACCTGTAGGGTATGTGAGCGACAATGTGCGAATGAGGTCCACTCATTTGATGAAGCAACTGGCCGTATGAGAGCTGATGAGAGCAAGTGCGTCAACTGCCATCGCTGTGTATCTCTCTGCCCTACCCATGCACTGAAAATCGTCAAGACTGACCACATCTTCAAGGAAAATGCAAACTGGAAAGGAGAGGTCATCCAGGATATCTATCGGCAGGCAGAGAGTGGAGGAGTCCTGTTGGCGTCCATGGGCACTCCCAAGGATTATCCCGTGTACTGGGACAAGATGCTGGTCAACGCAAGCCAGGTAACCAACCCCTCCATTGACCCACTGAGAGAGCCAATGGAGACCAGGACCTACCTTGGACAGAAAGCATCGGCCATAACAAGGGATACGCAGGGAAGGATCATCACCAAGACCGCTCCCCAGTTGAAACTGGAAATCCCAGTCATGTTCAGTGCCATGTCCTATGGTTCCATCTCCTATAATGCCCATAAGTCCCTTGCACTTGCAGCACAAGAACTCGGAATCTACTACAACACAGGGGAAGGTGGCCTCCATGAGGACTTCTACCAGTATGGGAAGAACACCATCGTCCAGGTAGCAAGTGGAAGGTTTGGGGTACATCCCGGCTACTTGAATGCAGGGGAAGCCATTGAGATCAAGATGGGACAGGGGGCAAAACCCGGTATCGGGGGACACCTGCCCGGCTCCAAGATTGGGGAAGATATCTCCAAGACTCGCATGATCCCGCTCCACAGTGATGCGATCAGCCCGGCACCACACCATGACATCTACTCCATTGAAGACCTCCGCCAGCTGGTCTTTGCACTCAAGGAAGCGACTGCCTATACCAAACCGGTCATCGTAAAAGTGGCTGCCGTTCACAACATCAGTGCAATAGCCAGCGGGATTGCACGTAGTGGTGCAGACATCATCGCAATCGATGGATTCCGCGGAGGAACGGGAGCAGCTCCAGCAAGGACAAGGGACAACGTTGGCATACCCATCGAATTGGCCTTGGCCAGTGTTGATGAGCGACTACGCCAAGAGGGAATACGAGGCAATGTCAGTCTTGTGGTAGGTGGTTCGATCCGCAGTAGCAGTGATGTCCTGAAGGCCATTGCACTCGGTGCTGATGCGGTCTATGTAGCCACCAGTGCCCTCATTGCCCTTGGTTGCCACCTCTGCCGGACCTGTCATAGCGGAAAATGTAACTGGGGAATTGCCACCCAGAACCCAGAGCTGGTCAAACGACTCAATCCAGAGATTGGAAGTGAACGATTGGTAAATCTAATCACAGCCTGGAACCACGAACTCAAGGAGATGATGGGAGGGATGGGGATCAACTCCATCGAGGCGCTCAGAGGAAACCGGTTGATGCTCAGAGGCATTGGCCTGAACGAAACAGAGCTGCAAATCCTCGGCATCAAGCATGCCGGCGCATAG
- a CDS encoding glutamine synthetase family protein, which yields MTNTQQEVMQFIKEQDVRFARLVFCDIFGQIKNISISASELERAFSSGISFDASSVKGFLEVEESDLLLFPDPATLSILPWRPAQGRVVRFFCSIKKPDGTLFEGDTRSLLQETVRKAALQGYSFTVGPECEFYLFKTDENGRPTYQPLDEGTYLDVAPLDKGENVRREICLTLEQMGFYTERSHHESGPGQNEIDFKYGTPVEAADDFITFKSVVKTISDRSGLFASFLPKPLQGESGSGLHFNLSIKAEGEQYSKFEAAMSAGILNRIQEISLFLNPLANSFERLGSFEAPKYVGWGRANRSLLIRIPYTSGEYRRIEVRSADPACNPYLAITLLLSAALEGIRGDLPLEEEYQGSAYQKKTGRLLPSSLAEAMELAKNSDFVRSNIPDRLLTCFLEAKGAEWRSYETAVDPFEASRKAYFLTT from the coding sequence ATGACCAATACCCAGCAAGAGGTGATGCAGTTCATCAAGGAACAGGATGTTCGGTTCGCCCGACTGGTATTCTGCGATATTTTCGGACAGATCAAGAATATTTCCATCTCGGCAAGTGAGCTGGAGCGGGCTTTTTCCAGTGGCATCAGTTTTGACGCATCCTCGGTGAAAGGATTCCTTGAAGTTGAAGAGAGCGACCTGTTGCTCTTTCCCGATCCTGCCACCCTCTCCATCCTTCCATGGCGTCCAGCCCAAGGCCGTGTGGTGCGATTCTTCTGCTCGATCAAGAAACCCGACGGAACCCTCTTTGAGGGAGACACGCGCTCCCTCCTGCAAGAGACAGTGAGAAAAGCCGCATTACAAGGCTACTCCTTCACAGTGGGACCTGAGTGTGAGTTCTATCTCTTCAAGACCGATGAGAACGGCAGGCCGACCTACCAACCCTTGGATGAAGGCACCTATCTTGATGTTGCACCCTTGGACAAGGGGGAGAATGTACGAAGGGAGATCTGCCTGACCCTAGAGCAGATGGGCTTCTATACCGAACGAAGTCATCATGAATCAGGACCAGGACAGAATGAGATTGATTTCAAGTACGGAACCCCTGTTGAGGCAGCAGACGACTTCATCACGTTCAAATCAGTTGTAAAGACCATCTCAGACCGTAGTGGCTTGTTCGCTTCATTCCTCCCCAAACCATTGCAGGGAGAGAGTGGAAGTGGACTACACTTCAACCTTTCCATCAAGGCAGAGGGAGAGCAGTACAGCAAATTTGAGGCGGCGATGAGCGCTGGAATCCTAAATAGGATCCAGGAGATCTCCCTCTTCCTCAATCCACTTGCAAACTCCTTTGAGCGCCTCGGTTCTTTCGAAGCTCCCAAATATGTGGGATGGGGCCGTGCAAACCGCTCGCTGCTTATCCGCATTCCCTACACCAGTGGGGAATACCGCCGGATTGAGGTTCGTTCAGCCGACCCAGCCTGCAACCCATACCTTGCCATCACACTACTGCTCAGTGCTGCCTTGGAAGGAATCAGGGGGGATCTTCCCCTTGAGGAAGAGTACCAGGGGTCAGCATACCAAAAGAAGACAGGTCGCCTGCTCCCCTCCTCCTTGGCCGAAGCCATGGAACTGGCAAAGAACAGCGATTTTGTGCGTTCCAACATCCCTGACCGTCTGCTCACCTGTTTCCTTGAGGCAAAGGGAGCGGAGTGGAGGTCCTATGAGACAGCTGTAGACCCGTTTGAGGCGAGTCGAAAAGCCTATTTCCTGACGACGTAA
- a CDS encoding ANTAR domain-containing protein translates to MLRALVVSSTQKGCDSLCSLMREHDRSIELLHCLSAGEARRLVLDQELDLVVINAPLLDESGEELAVMVVQQSLAGSILVVRNQYFEQCEALFSEQGVLVVSKPVIRQMFFQALSLARSMRRRLTAMHTENEKLHKKIEEIKIIDKAKWVLIENLGMDEQQAHRYMEKQAMDLRKSRYAVALSLLKTYQM, encoded by the coding sequence ATGCTTCGAGCGCTGGTTGTATCATCAACACAGAAAGGATGTGACTCATTGTGTTCGCTCATGCGAGAGCATGACCGATCCATTGAGCTCCTTCACTGTCTGAGCGCAGGAGAGGCCAGGCGGCTGGTACTTGACCAGGAACTCGACTTGGTGGTCATCAATGCTCCTCTGTTGGATGAATCTGGGGAGGAATTGGCCGTCATGGTGGTACAACAGAGCCTGGCAGGATCCATCCTTGTAGTACGTAACCAGTACTTTGAACAGTGTGAGGCACTGTTCTCCGAGCAAGGGGTGCTTGTGGTCAGCAAGCCAGTAATTCGCCAAATGTTTTTCCAAGCGCTCAGTCTGGCACGCTCTATGCGTCGCCGGTTGACAGCAATGCATACAGAGAATGAGAAACTCCACAAGAAAATTGAAGAGATCAAGATCATCGACAAGGCAAAATGGGTCTTGATCGAAAACCTTGGTATGGATGAGCAACAAGCACACCGCTACATGGAAAAGCAGGCAATGGATCTGCGTAAAAGTCGGTATGCCGTTGCACTCTCCCTACTGAAGACCTACCAGATGTGA
- a CDS encoding FAD-dependent oxidoreductase: MQYVIIGNSITSVGCIESIRKYDSQGSITVIGEENHPIYARPLISYLLQGKTDEEKMTYRDAGFYEKHSVRLLIGRKVEKIEAESQLLTLDDGVVMQYDKLLIATGSLPFIPPMKNLEEVEKRHTFLSLSDAKELEAELHPTSRVLIIGAGLIGLKCAEGILERVQSVTVVDLAGRILSSILDEEGSLRVQAHLQQAGIRFHLEDSVREFCGQEALLSSGKVVGFDILVMAVGVKPNIQLAKEAGLAVNKGILIDQACRTSDAHIWAGGDCSEGWELLSGERRNLALLPNAYMQGESAGYSMAGSDQRFEKAIAMNAIGFFGLHIITAGVYEGEDLCFTTESGYKRLFIKDHHLVGCILIGDQVSRGGIYTDLIRNRTDLRNLDFAMISEQPALMAFAQKVRSEQLGRAQ, from the coding sequence ATGCAATATGTAATTATTGGAAATTCCATCACCAGTGTAGGCTGCATTGAGTCCATCAGGAAATATGACTCACAAGGTTCCATTACGGTTATCGGGGAAGAGAACCATCCTATCTATGCTCGGCCACTCATCTCCTACCTGCTCCAAGGAAAGACTGACGAAGAGAAGATGACCTACCGCGATGCAGGCTTTTATGAAAAACATAGTGTTCGTCTCCTTATAGGAAGAAAAGTAGAGAAGATTGAAGCAGAGTCTCAACTACTCACCTTGGATGACGGGGTGGTCATGCAGTATGACAAGCTACTGATCGCAACCGGCTCTCTTCCCTTCATTCCTCCAATGAAAAATCTTGAAGAGGTAGAAAAAAGACACACGTTTCTCTCCTTATCTGATGCCAAGGAGCTTGAAGCAGAACTGCATCCCACGAGCAGGGTGCTTATCATCGGGGCCGGCTTGATCGGGCTGAAGTGTGCCGAAGGAATTCTTGAGCGCGTACAATCAGTAACGGTTGTCGATTTGGCAGGGAGAATTCTTTCCAGTATTCTTGATGAGGAAGGATCGCTTCGGGTGCAAGCACATCTTCAGCAAGCAGGAATTCGTTTCCATCTTGAAGACAGTGTACGAGAATTTTGCGGCCAGGAAGCACTCCTGAGCAGTGGAAAGGTTGTAGGATTCGATATTCTGGTCATGGCAGTTGGAGTCAAGCCAAACATACAGTTGGCAAAAGAGGCAGGGCTTGCGGTAAACAAGGGAATTCTCATTGATCAAGCATGCCGAACCAGTGATGCACATATTTGGGCCGGAGGAGACTGCAGTGAAGGATGGGAGCTCCTTAGTGGAGAGAGACGGAATCTTGCCCTATTGCCAAATGCATACATGCAGGGCGAGAGTGCTGGATATTCCATGGCCGGAAGTGATCAACGCTTTGAGAAAGCCATCGCCATGAATGCGATTGGGTTCTTCGGCTTGCACATCATCACAGCTGGGGTGTATGAGGGTGAGGATCTTTGCTTTACCACAGAGAGTGGGTACAAGCGGCTCTTCATCAAGGACCATCACCTGGTTGGATGCATCCTGATCGGGGACCAGGTCTCACGCGGAGGCATCTACACTGACCTGATCAGAAACAGAACTGACCTCAGGAATCTAGACTTCGCCATGATCAGCGAGCAGCCAGCCTTGATGGCTTTTGCACAGAAGGTGAGAAGTGAACAGTTAGGGAGGGCACAATGA
- a CDS encoding 4Fe-4S dicluster domain-containing protein, whose translation MKRIYVNEQWCLACHLCEYYCAYANSGLLDMVQALKDKPLHPRIQVEQKGTVSFAVNCRHCSEPLCLKSCIAGAIREKDGLIVIDQEKCVGCYSCIMACPYGALMPSESGVMQKCELCATNSHGLPVCVQGCPNQAIVYEER comes from the coding sequence ATGAAGAGAATCTATGTCAATGAACAGTGGTGTTTGGCCTGCCATCTTTGCGAGTACTACTGTGCATACGCCAACAGCGGGCTCCTTGATATGGTCCAGGCATTGAAGGACAAACCTTTACATCCAAGGATACAGGTAGAACAGAAAGGAACCGTCAGCTTTGCCGTGAACTGTCGTCACTGCAGTGAACCACTCTGTCTGAAGAGTTGCATTGCGGGAGCCATCAGGGAAAAAGATGGCCTGATCGTCATCGACCAGGAGAAGTGTGTCGGTTGCTACAGCTGCATCATGGCATGTCCCTACGGGGCCTTGATGCCAAGTGAAAGTGGAGTGATGCAAAAGTGCGAACTTTGTGCCACAAACAGCCATGGTCTCCCTGTTTGTGTACAAGGATGCCCGAACCAGGCCATCGTTTATGAGGAGCGCTAG